The following are from one region of the Silene latifolia isolate original U9 population chromosome 9, ASM4854445v1, whole genome shotgun sequence genome:
- the LOC141600890 gene encoding uncharacterized protein LOC141600890 has protein sequence MSNLNKLDFAALDISGSNYSEWVLDAEMYLKSYALGDAIKDENTASEQNKAKALIFLRRHLHEGLKYEYLTVKDPLILWQNLKERYDHLTTVILPKAKFDWIHLRLQDFKSVIEYNSAMHRIASQLTLCGEKISDADMLEKTYQTFHSSQLLLSQQYRQRGFKKYSELVSCLLVAEQNNQILLKNHKSRPTGTDPFPEVNATVSGPFHIENATNKYSGHTRGHWINTCRTPQHLVDLYKQSQKNKGKNIEANFAAEHENFETNYADGDNNLPFVSGKFTDLDILDFMIFDPNGEAGPLIGDGSVPKLD, from the exons ATGTCGAATTTGAACAAACTTGATTTTGCGGCCTTGGATATCTCTGGAAGTAATTATTCTGAATGGGTGTTAGATGCCGAGATGTATCTTAAGTCTTATGCCCTTGGTGATGCTATTAAAGATGAGAATACAGCATCCGAACAAAATAAGGCCAAGGCCCTAATTTTTCTCCGTCGTCACCTCCATGAGGGACTCAAATATGAATATTTGACTGTGAAAGATCCTTTGATCTTATGGCAAAATCTGAAAGAAAGGTATGACCATCTTACAACAGTAATTCTTCCTAAAGCAAAATTTGACTGGATTCACCTAAGGTTACAGGATTTCAAATCCGTTATTGAGTATAACTCAGCCATGCACAGAATCGCTTCACAGTTAACTTTGTGTGGAGAAAAGATATCTGATGCAGATATGTTGGAAAAAACATATCAGACTTTTCATAGTTCACAATTGCTGCTTTCACAGCAGTATCGTCAGAGAGGATTTAAAAAATACTCTGAACTAGTTTCATGTTTATTGGTGGCTGAGCAAAATAATCAAATCCTGTTAAAAAACCACAAGTCCCGTCCTACTGGCACTGATCCATTCCCAGAAGTGAATGCGACAGTTTCTGGTCCATTCCATATAGAGAATGCGACAAATAAATATTCGGGTCACACTAGAG GACATTGGATTAATACTTGTCGTACGCCGCAACATCTTGTTGATCTTTACAAGCAGTCTCAGAAAAATAAAGGGAAGAATATTGAAGCAAATTTTGCTGCTGAGCATGAAAATTTTGAGACGAATTATGCTGATGGTGATAACAATCTACCTTTCGTATCTGGCAAATTTACGGATTTGGACATCTTAGATTTCATGATCTTTGATCCTAATGGAGAAGCTGGCCCTTTGATTGGCGATGGAAGTGTCCCAAAATTGGACTAA
- the LOC141600891 gene encoding uncharacterized protein LOC141600891 — protein sequence MTKIGGDSAFDHGKGVESTNDKMTIPLSSPLFLHPSDSPSLKLTQTVFNGDNYDLWVDAVRNGLDAKNKLGFVDGTVAKPDESEDNNYEVVAWRQCNAMVKAWLRNVIEEKLHPSITFPATVLEIWKELKERYSAGNAPVFTNLKAN from the coding sequence ATGACGAAAATCGGAGGTGATTCTGCTTTTGATCACGGAAAGGGTGTCGAAAGCACCAATGACAAGATGACAATACCGCTTTCTTCGCCTCTGTTCCTTCATCCCTCCGACAGTCCGAGTCTCAAATTGACTCAGACCGTTTTTAATGGAGACAATTACGACCTCTGGGTTGATGCGGTACGCAACGGACTTGATGCCAAGAATAAATTAGGGTTCGTTGACGGTACCGTCGCAAAACCTGACGAGTCAGAAGATAACAATTATGAAGTCGTGGCATGGCGTCAATGCAACGCGATGGTGAAGGCTTGGCTCCGCAATGTGATAGAAGAAAAGTTGCATCCAAGTATCACCTTCCCGGCCACAGTGCTCGAAATTTGGAAAGAATTGAAGGAGCGCTATTCCGCAGGGAATGCCCCCGTGTTCACCAACTTAAAAGCGAATTGA